In the Geobacter sp. FeAm09 genome, one interval contains:
- the thiL gene encoding thiamine-phosphate kinase: MKIGELGEFGLISRIASGAANGRGVITGIGDDAAVTALSPGMQLLTSTDMLLEDVHFRRAWHDPCRLGRKSLAVSISDIAAMGGIPRWALLSLAIPPDLSLEFLDAFTRGFLAVAAEHGVALIGGDTCSSRAGLVISVTIMGEQEPAKVVRRSGARPDDDIWVTGTLGDAALALESLEKGEFPPHVTAQERECLASRLLDPSPRAAAGRALAEAGLVSAMIDVSDGLLADFGHIAEQSACGGAIRLDTLPLSPAFRAALHAPSSSPHDLALAGGEDYELAFTAPVANREKIAQLMKKSGIDARPVGIVTALPGVTAVFADGSAYAPQHKGYNHFT, encoded by the coding sequence GTGAAGATTGGAGAGTTGGGCGAATTCGGCCTGATCTCCCGTATCGCTTCCGGCGCAGCCAACGGCAGAGGCGTCATCACCGGCATCGGTGATGACGCCGCCGTTACGGCCCTTTCCCCCGGCATGCAGTTGTTGACCTCAACCGACATGCTGCTGGAGGACGTCCACTTCCGCCGCGCCTGGCACGACCCCTGCCGCCTGGGGCGCAAGTCCCTGGCGGTCAGCATCTCCGACATCGCCGCCATGGGGGGCATCCCCCGCTGGGCGCTGCTCTCCCTCGCCATTCCCCCTGACCTGTCCCTTGAATTTCTGGACGCGTTCACCCGCGGCTTTCTTGCCGTGGCCGCGGAACACGGGGTGGCCCTGATCGGCGGCGACACCTGCTCCTCCCGCGCCGGCCTGGTCATATCCGTGACCATCATGGGAGAACAGGAACCGGCGAAGGTCGTGCGCCGCTCCGGCGCGCGTCCCGATGACGACATCTGGGTGACCGGCACCCTGGGCGACGCTGCCCTGGCGCTGGAATCGCTGGAAAAGGGGGAGTTCCCCCCCCACGTGACGGCGCAGGAGAGGGAATGCCTCGCCTCCCGCCTGCTCGATCCGTCCCCCCGGGCCGCTGCCGGCCGGGCTCTGGCCGAGGCGGGGCTCGTGTCGGCCATGATCGATGTCAGCGACGGGCTTTTGGCGGATTTCGGCCATATTGCCGAACAGTCCGCGTGCGGCGGTGCGATCCGCCTCGATACCCTCCCGCTTTCGCCGGCCTTTCGCGCCGCCCTCCACGCCCCCTCCTCCTCCCCCCACGATCTTGCCCTGGCCGGCGGCGAAGACTACGAACTGGCATTCACCGCGCCGGTTGCCAACCGGGAAAAAATTGCCCAACTTATGAAAAAAAGTGGCATTGATGCTCGGCCTGTTGGTATAGTAACAGCCTTGCCCGGGGTCACGGCCGTTTTCGCCGACGGCAGTGCCTACGCCCCGCAGCACAAGGGATACAACCACTTTACATAA
- the nspC gene encoding carboxynorspermidine decarboxylase, whose protein sequence is MTDINIDKILQLAPSPAYVVDLGRLRHNLAILAEVQRRSGAKILMALKAFSMWSVFPIIRETLQGVCASSPWEARLGREEFGGEVHSFAAAFKESDVVELLSISNHLVFNSFNQLERFRPLWEKERGRVSVGLRVNPEHSEGQTPLYDPCAPASRLGIPRAEFEGRSLEGVEGLHFHTLCEQLFEPLERTARAFEEKFGEFLPRMKWLNLGGGHHITRDGYDIDGLVALMTHFREKYGLEVYLEPGEAIAIGTGILVGEVLDVVHNELDIAILDLSATCHMPDTLEMPYRPDIEGGFAPDEKAHTYRLGGPSCLAGDIIGDWSFDRPLHAGDRLAFLDMAHYTMVKTTTFNGIQHPAICTYEPETGELRVVRRFGYADFKSRLS, encoded by the coding sequence TTGACCGATATCAATATCGATAAAATCTTGCAGCTCGCCCCCTCCCCGGCCTACGTGGTGGACCTGGGCAGGCTGCGCCACAACCTGGCCATCCTGGCAGAGGTCCAGAGGCGCAGCGGCGCCAAGATCCTCATGGCGCTCAAGGCCTTCTCCATGTGGAGCGTGTTCCCCATCATCCGGGAGACCCTCCAGGGGGTCTGCGCCAGTTCCCCCTGGGAGGCGCGCCTGGGGCGGGAGGAGTTCGGAGGCGAGGTGCACAGCTTCGCCGCGGCCTTCAAGGAGAGCGACGTGGTGGAGCTGCTCTCCATCTCCAACCACCTGGTCTTCAATTCCTTCAACCAGTTGGAGCGCTTCCGCCCCCTGTGGGAAAAGGAGCGGGGACGCGTCTCCGTCGGCCTGCGGGTCAACCCCGAGCATTCCGAGGGGCAGACCCCCCTCTACGACCCCTGCGCCCCGGCCTCACGCCTGGGTATCCCGCGGGCGGAGTTCGAGGGGCGCTCCCTGGAAGGGGTGGAGGGGCTCCATTTCCACACCCTGTGCGAGCAGTTGTTCGAACCGCTGGAGCGGACTGCGCGGGCGTTCGAGGAAAAGTTCGGCGAGTTCCTGCCCCGCATGAAATGGCTCAACCTGGGTGGCGGCCACCACATCACCCGGGACGGGTACGACATCGACGGCCTGGTGGCGCTGATGACCCATTTCAGGGAAAAATACGGCCTGGAGGTCTACCTGGAGCCGGGCGAGGCCATCGCCATCGGCACCGGCATCCTGGTGGGCGAGGTGCTGGACGTGGTGCATAACGAGCTGGATATCGCCATCCTGGACCTCTCGGCCACCTGTCACATGCCGGACACCCTGGAGATGCCCTATCGCCCCGATATCGAGGGAGGCTTCGCCCCCGACGAGAAGGCCCATACCTACCGTCTGGGCGGCCCCTCCTGCCTGGCGGGAGATATCATCGGTGACTGGTCCTTCGACCGGCCGCTGCACGCGGGCGACCGGCTGGCTTTCCTGGACATGGCCCACTACACCATGGTCAAGACCACCACCTTCAACGGCATCCAGCACCCGGCCATCTGCACCTATGAGCCGGAAACCGGCGAATTGCGGGTGGTGCGCCGCTTCGGCTACGCGGATTTCAAATCGCGGCTTTCGTAA
- the lon gene encoding endopeptidase La, producing MSEIDKDMEKPESEELKIPEVLPLLPVRDVVVYPFMIIPLFVGREMSVKAVDSALAGDRMILLATQHEIGEEDPTPDKIYEVGTVAMIMRMLKLPDGRVKILVQGLSKARITEYVTEKPFHTVRIEKMVDAPLQDVSLETEALVRTVREQLTKVIELGKQVSPEVMVILENIQDPGSMADLIASNLGLKVADAQLLLEMGDPVMRLTKVNDFLNREVELLSVQAKIQSAAREEMGKNQREYYLREQMRAIQQELGDGEGKEDIAEIKKAIETAKMPEASQKEALKQLSRLENMHPDAGEAGIIRTYLDWLVELPWSKSSRDSLDITRAREILDDDHYYLDKIKERILEFLAVRKLKKKMKGPILCFVGPPGVGKTSLGKSIARAMNRKFVRISLGGVRDEAEVRGHRRTYIGALPGRIIQGMKQAGTNNPVFMLDELDKLGYDYKGDPSSALLEVLDPEQNHSFSDHYINLPFNLSNVMFIATANQIDPVPSALRDRMEVINLAGYTEEEKLEIARRYLVPRQIKENGLKAKHISFEDDAIREIITKYTREAGLRNLEREIGTVCRKVARKVAEGGTRTIKIAAKSLHTFLGAPKYLREEDLDKNEVGVVNGLAWTPVGGEILHIEATLMKGKSALTLTGQLGDVMKESVQAAHSYIRAHADILHINPDFFQDHEIHVHVPAGAIPKDGPSAGVAMTTALVSVLTRIPVKKDVAMTGEVTLRGKVLPIGGLKEKILAAVRSRMRLVIIPEQNRKDLEDIPAEILKKVKIVPVHEVSEVLKLALEKFPPPAPSTPKEPAKKPRSGETTPKVLMRPRKEISAGAQG from the coding sequence TTGAGCGAGATAGATAAGGATATGGAAAAGCCGGAATCGGAAGAATTGAAGATTCCCGAGGTGTTGCCGCTCCTGCCGGTGCGCGACGTGGTGGTCTACCCCTTCATGATCATCCCGCTCTTCGTGGGACGCGAGATGTCGGTCAAGGCCGTGGACAGCGCCCTGGCCGGGGACCGGATGATCCTTCTGGCCACCCAGCACGAGATCGGCGAGGAGGACCCGACCCCCGACAAGATCTACGAGGTCGGCACGGTCGCCATGATCATGCGCATGCTCAAGCTGCCGGACGGCCGGGTGAAGATTCTCGTCCAGGGGCTGAGCAAGGCCCGCATCACCGAGTATGTGACGGAGAAGCCGTTCCATACGGTGCGCATCGAGAAGATGGTTGACGCCCCGCTGCAGGATGTCTCCCTGGAGACGGAGGCCCTGGTGCGCACCGTGCGCGAGCAGCTGACCAAGGTCATCGAGCTGGGCAAGCAGGTCTCCCCCGAGGTGATGGTGATCCTGGAGAATATCCAGGACCCGGGGAGCATGGCCGACCTGATCGCCAGCAACCTGGGGCTGAAGGTGGCCGATGCCCAACTGCTGCTGGAGATGGGCGATCCGGTCATGCGCCTGACCAAGGTCAACGATTTCCTGAACCGCGAGGTGGAGCTGCTCAGCGTGCAGGCCAAGATCCAGAGCGCCGCCCGCGAGGAGATGGGCAAGAACCAGCGGGAGTACTACCTGCGGGAGCAGATGCGCGCCATTCAGCAGGAGCTGGGGGACGGCGAGGGCAAGGAGGATATCGCCGAGATCAAAAAGGCCATCGAGACCGCCAAGATGCCCGAGGCGTCCCAGAAGGAAGCGCTCAAGCAATTGAGCCGCCTGGAAAACATGCATCCGGACGCCGGCGAGGCCGGCATCATCCGCACCTACCTGGACTGGCTGGTGGAACTCCCCTGGAGCAAGTCCAGCCGCGACAGCCTGGACATCACCCGCGCCCGGGAAATCCTGGACGACGATCACTACTACCTGGACAAGATAAAAGAGCGCATCCTGGAGTTTCTGGCGGTGCGCAAGCTGAAGAAAAAGATGAAGGGGCCGATCCTCTGCTTCGTGGGCCCTCCGGGGGTCGGCAAGACCTCCCTGGGCAAATCCATCGCCCGGGCCATGAACCGCAAGTTCGTGCGCATCTCCCTGGGCGGCGTGCGGGATGAGGCCGAGGTCCGCGGCCACCGCCGCACCTACATCGGGGCCCTGCCGGGGCGCATCATCCAGGGGATGAAGCAGGCCGGCACCAACAACCCGGTCTTCATGCTGGACGAGTTGGACAAGCTGGGCTACGACTACAAGGGCGATCCCTCGTCGGCGCTCCTGGAGGTGCTGGACCCGGAACAGAACCACTCGTTCTCCGACCACTACATCAACCTGCCGTTCAACCTCTCCAACGTGATGTTCATCGCCACGGCCAACCAGATCGATCCGGTGCCGTCGGCCCTGCGCGACCGCATGGAGGTCATCAACCTGGCCGGGTACACCGAGGAGGAGAAGCTGGAGATCGCCCGCCGTTACCTGGTGCCGCGCCAGATCAAGGAAAACGGCCTCAAGGCGAAGCACATCAGCTTCGAGGACGATGCCATCCGCGAAATCATCACCAAGTACACCCGCGAGGCCGGCCTGCGCAACCTGGAGCGGGAGATCGGCACGGTGTGCCGCAAGGTGGCGCGCAAGGTGGCCGAGGGGGGCACGCGTACCATCAAGATCGCGGCCAAGAGCCTGCACACCTTCCTGGGGGCGCCCAAATACCTGCGGGAAGAAGATCTGGACAAGAACGAGGTCGGCGTGGTCAACGGCCTGGCCTGGACGCCGGTGGGAGGAGAGATCCTGCACATCGAGGCCACCCTGATGAAGGGGAAGAGCGCCCTGACCCTGACCGGGCAGTTGGGGGACGTGATGAAGGAGTCGGTCCAGGCGGCCCATTCCTATATCCGCGCCCACGCAGACATCCTGCACATCAATCCCGACTTCTTCCAGGACCATGAGATCCATGTCCATGTCCCGGCCGGCGCCATTCCCAAGGACGGCCCCTCGGCCGGTGTTGCCATGACCACGGCGCTGGTGTCGGTCCTGACGCGCATTCCGGTCAAAAAGGACGTGGCCATGACCGGCGAGGTCACCCTGCGGGGCAAGGTGCTTCCCATCGGCGGCCTCAAGGAGAAGATCCTGGCGGCGGTGCGTTCGCGGATGCGGCTGGTCATCATCCCCGAGCAGAACAGGAAGGACCTGGAGGACATCCCGGCCGAGATCCTCAAGAAGGTCAAGATCGTCCCGGTGCACGAGGTGAGCGAGGTGCTGAAGCTGGCCCTGGAGAAGTTCCCGCCTCCCGCGCCGTCCACCCCCAAGGAGCCTGCGAAGAAGCCGCGCAGCGGCGAAACCACCCCCAAGGTTTTGATGCGCCCCCGCAAGGAGATTTCGGCCGGGGCACAGGGGTGA
- a CDS encoding Crp/Fnr family transcriptional regulator: MELIELLKKSLLFSGLKDDDLAELAAITVRRRFGKGESLFSEGDEATGFYLLVSGSIKLCRIAHDGREKVLHFVQPRETFAEAAFFGDGRYPAEARALAAGEALYLPKEGFLELMGRNPNFSLNLVVSLSLMLRQFARQIEELSFADVTSRLASFLVRRSAEKSASYGGITYIDLGVKKGELASRLGTASETISRTLRKLKDEGIIEVQGSRVVIHQMEKLQKLSERHE; the protein is encoded by the coding sequence ATGGAACTGATCGAACTGCTCAAAAAATCCCTGCTCTTCTCCGGTCTCAAGGATGACGACCTGGCTGAACTGGCCGCCATTACGGTCCGCCGCAGGTTTGGGAAGGGGGAGTCCCTCTTCAGCGAAGGCGATGAGGCGACCGGTTTTTACCTGCTGGTGTCGGGCAGCATCAAGCTCTGCCGTATCGCCCACGACGGCCGGGAAAAGGTGCTGCATTTCGTGCAGCCCCGGGAAACCTTTGCCGAAGCCGCCTTCTTCGGCGACGGCCGCTATCCGGCCGAGGCGCGCGCCCTGGCGGCCGGCGAGGCGCTCTATCTGCCCAAGGAGGGGTTTCTGGAGCTGATGGGGCGCAATCCCAACTTCTCCCTCAACCTGGTGGTGTCCCTGTCGCTCATGCTGCGGCAGTTCGCCCGTCAGATCGAGGAGCTCTCCTTTGCCGACGTCACCTCGCGGCTGGCCTCCTTTCTGGTCCGGCGGTCCGCCGAAAAATCGGCCAGCTACGGCGGCATCACCTACATCGACCTGGGGGTCAAGAAGGGGGAGCTGGCCTCGCGGCTCGGCACCGCCAGCGAGACCATCTCCCGCACCCTGCGCAAACTGAAGGACGAGGGGATTATCGAGGTCCAGGGGAGCCGGGTGGTGATCCACCAGATGGAGAAGCTGCAAAAACTGTCCGAACGCCATGAATGA
- the tkt gene encoding transketolase → MQQAVIPADKARLCADAIRFLAADAVEKANSGHPGLPMGAADCAFALWGNFLSFNPEDPRWPNRDRFILSAGHGSMLLYSLLHLFGYDLPLEELKSFRQWGSKTPGHPEFGHTVGVEVTTGPLGQGFANGVGMAIASRMAAERFNAADFSPIDHTIYALVGDGDLQEGISYEAAALAGHLKLGNMVYLYDDNGITIEGTTNLAWSEDVAGRFTASGWHVQKIDGHDYAQILAAIAAAKAETERPSIIIATTHIAFGSPAKQDSSGAHGSPLGKDEIAATRANLGWQHAPFEVPEEVRAICRERVEALTRRYASWQRGFSGWHAANPEKAKLWDEMWNKQIPATLADELLAVVADKDGATRALSGAALQKAAALVPALVGGSADLSPSNNSDIKGAASVQPGAFAGRNLHFGIREHAMGAVVNGMALYGCFIPYGATFLVFSDYCRPSIRLSALMNLQALYIFTHDSFFVGEDGPTHQPIEHVASLRMIPGLQVIRPADGLETAQAWQAALQHGNGPTALILTRQKLPVIARPASFDSADGLKGGYVASSPAGKPDVVIMASGSEVHVAADAANLLAAQGIGARVVSVPNLGHFLAQPAAYRDEVLPAGVPRVAFEAGRGESWGKLLGCDGLFIGIEHFGASAPDKVLAEQFGFTAPQVAEQIAAYLKK, encoded by the coding sequence ATGCAGCAGGCAGTCATTCCCGCAGACAAGGCCCGGCTCTGCGCCGACGCCATCCGTTTCCTCGCCGCCGACGCGGTTGAAAAGGCCAATTCCGGCCACCCCGGATTACCCATGGGGGCCGCAGACTGCGCCTTCGCCCTGTGGGGCAATTTTCTTTCCTTCAATCCCGAAGACCCCCGCTGGCCCAACCGCGACCGTTTCATCCTCTCGGCCGGCCACGGCTCCATGCTGCTCTACTCGCTCCTGCACCTGTTCGGTTACGACCTGCCGCTGGAGGAGTTGAAAAGCTTCCGCCAGTGGGGCAGCAAGACGCCGGGCCACCCCGAGTTCGGCCACACCGTCGGGGTGGAGGTGACCACCGGCCCGCTGGGCCAGGGCTTCGCCAACGGGGTCGGCATGGCCATCGCCAGCCGGATGGCTGCGGAACGTTTCAATGCCGCCGACTTCAGCCCCATCGACCACACCATCTATGCCCTGGTGGGCGACGGCGACCTGCAGGAGGGGATCAGCTACGAGGCCGCCGCCCTGGCCGGACATCTCAAGCTGGGCAACATGGTGTATCTCTACGACGACAACGGCATCACCATCGAGGGCACGACCAACCTGGCCTGGTCCGAGGACGTGGCCGGGCGCTTTACCGCCAGCGGCTGGCATGTGCAGAAGATCGACGGCCACGACTACGCCCAGATCCTGGCCGCCATTGCCGCGGCCAAGGCCGAGACGGAGCGCCCGTCGATCATTATCGCCACCACCCACATCGCCTTCGGCAGCCCTGCCAAGCAGGACTCCTCCGGGGCCCACGGCTCCCCCTTGGGCAAGGACGAGATCGCCGCCACACGGGCCAACCTGGGGTGGCAGCATGCCCCCTTCGAGGTGCCTGAAGAGGTCCGGGCCATCTGCCGTGAGCGGGTGGAAGCGCTCACGCGGCGCTACGCCTCCTGGCAGCGCGGTTTTTCCGGCTGGCATGCCGCCAATCCCGAAAAGGCCAAGCTGTGGGATGAGATGTGGAACAAGCAGATCCCGGCCACACTGGCCGATGAATTGCTCGCCGTGGTTGCCGACAAGGACGGCGCCACCCGTGCCCTGTCCGGCGCGGCCCTCCAGAAGGCTGCCGCCCTCGTTCCGGCCCTGGTGGGCGGATCGGCCGACCTGTCACCCTCCAACAACAGCGATATCAAGGGGGCGGCTTCCGTGCAGCCGGGCGCGTTTGCCGGCCGCAACCTGCATTTCGGCATCCGCGAGCACGCCATGGGGGCGGTGGTGAACGGCATGGCCCTGTACGGCTGCTTCATCCCCTACGGCGCCACGTTCCTGGTCTTCTCCGACTACTGCCGTCCTTCCATCCGGCTCTCCGCCCTGATGAACCTGCAGGCGCTCTATATCTTCACCCACGACTCCTTCTTTGTGGGCGAGGATGGCCCCACCCATCAGCCGATCGAACACGTGGCCTCGCTCCGCATGATCCCCGGCCTCCAGGTGATCCGACCGGCCGACGGCCTGGAAACGGCGCAGGCCTGGCAGGCGGCTTTGCAGCACGGCAACGGGCCGACGGCCCTGATCCTTACCCGCCAGAAGCTGCCGGTCATCGCCCGTCCCGCCTCCTTCGACAGCGCCGATGGGCTCAAGGGGGGGTATGTGGCATCCTCGCCGGCCGGGAAGCCCGACGTGGTCATCATGGCCAGCGGCTCCGAGGTGCACGTGGCGGCCGATGCGGCAAACCTCCTGGCGGCGCAGGGGATCGGCGCCCGCGTCGTCTCCGTGCCCAACCTGGGGCACTTCCTGGCCCAGCCGGCCGCCTACCGCGACGAGGTGCTCCCGGCCGGCGTGCCCCGCGTGGCCTTCGAAGCGGGCCGCGGCGAATCCTGGGGCAAGCTCCTGGGATGCGACGGCCTGTTCATCGGCATCGAACACTTCGGCGCCTCGGCCCCTGACAAGGTGCTGGCGGAACAGTTCGGCTTCACCGCGCCCCAGGTAGCGGAGCAGATCGCCGCTTATCTGAAAAAATAG
- a CDS encoding saccharopine dehydrogenase family protein, giving the protein MSKVLIIGAGGVGQVVTHKCAQRRDIFSEITLASRTKFKCDAIAAQIATPIATAQVDADNVPELAALIRRVQPDLVINVALPYQDLHIMDACLETGVAYLDTANYEPLDTARFEYSWQWAYQERFKQAGIMALLGSGFDPGVTNVYTALAAKSHLDEIQELDIIDANAGSHGQPFATNFNPEINIREVTAPCRHWENGQFVETPPLSTKRVFDFPDGIGPMSIYRLYHEEMESIVKHIPTIKKAQFWMTFSDNYLKHLEVLQNVGMTRIDEVEFNGQKIVPIQFLKALLPDPGSLGPLTKGKTCIGVIARGLKDGKRKQVYIYNICDHEACFREVKSQAISYTTGVPAVVGAIMMLTGKWRKPGVWNMEQFDPELFLEVLGPMGLPTVVVDGGEWPEL; this is encoded by the coding sequence GTGAGCAAAGTCCTTATAATCGGCGCCGGCGGCGTCGGCCAGGTTGTGACCCACAAATGCGCCCAGCGCCGGGATATCTTCAGCGAGATCACCCTGGCCTCCCGCACCAAATTCAAATGCGATGCCATTGCGGCCCAGATAGCCACACCCATCGCAACCGCCCAGGTGGACGCCGACAACGTGCCGGAACTGGCGGCCCTGATCCGCCGGGTGCAGCCGGACCTGGTGATCAACGTGGCGCTCCCCTACCAGGACCTGCACATCATGGACGCCTGCCTGGAAACCGGCGTGGCTTACCTGGACACCGCCAACTACGAACCGCTGGACACGGCCAGGTTCGAATACTCCTGGCAGTGGGCCTATCAGGAGCGCTTCAAGCAGGCCGGGATCATGGCCCTGCTCGGCTCCGGCTTCGATCCGGGCGTGACCAACGTCTATACCGCCCTGGCGGCCAAGAGCCATCTGGACGAGATCCAGGAACTCGACATCATCGATGCCAATGCCGGCTCCCACGGCCAGCCCTTTGCCACCAACTTCAACCCGGAGATCAACATCCGCGAGGTGACCGCCCCCTGCCGCCACTGGGAAAACGGCCAATTCGTCGAGACGCCGCCGCTCTCCACCAAGCGGGTCTTCGACTTTCCCGACGGCATCGGCCCCATGAGCATCTACCGCCTCTACCACGAGGAGATGGAGTCCATCGTCAAACATATCCCCACCATCAAAAAGGCCCAGTTCTGGATGACCTTTTCGGACAACTACCTGAAACACCTGGAGGTGTTGCAGAACGTGGGGATGACCCGCATCGACGAGGTGGAGTTCAACGGCCAGAAGATCGTGCCGATCCAGTTCCTGAAGGCCCTGCTGCCCGATCCCGGCTCCCTGGGGCCGCTGACCAAGGGGAAGACCTGCATCGGGGTCATCGCCCGCGGCCTCAAGGACGGCAAGCGCAAGCAGGTCTACATCTACAACATCTGCGACCACGAGGCCTGCTTCCGGGAGGTCAAGTCCCAGGCCATCAGCTACACCACCGGCGTACCGGCCGTGGTGGGGGCCATCATGATGCTCACCGGCAAATGGCGCAAACCGGGTGTCTGGAACATGGAGCAGTTCGACCCGGAGCTGTTCCTGGAGGTGCTGGGGCCCATGGGACTGCCCACGGTGGTCGTGGACGGCGGCGAATGGCCGGAACTGTAG
- a CDS encoding Hsp20/alpha crystallin family protein: MPRFSRRQPFQQELFGRHLGEIRDLLDALELRDVFGEGENRPPVDMYETCNEIVLEFDLPGFNIEDISLTQHGATLVLEAHRPREQAAGDARYVCLERGYGRFHHALHIPGCIDTCAIKAEYRYGVLRVRYPKTGDRRVTIKEIPD; this comes from the coding sequence ATGCCACGTTTTTCTCGCAGACAGCCGTTTCAGCAGGAACTCTTTGGCCGGCATCTCGGTGAGATCCGGGACCTGCTGGATGCCCTCGAGCTTCGTGATGTCTTTGGCGAGGGGGAGAACCGTCCGCCGGTGGATATGTACGAGACCTGCAACGAGATCGTTCTGGAATTCGATCTCCCCGGTTTCAACATCGAGGACATCAGCCTGACGCAGCATGGCGCGACCCTCGTTCTCGAGGCGCACCGCCCCCGGGAGCAGGCGGCCGGCGACGCCCGCTATGTCTGCCTCGAACGGGGTTACGGCCGTTTCCACCATGCGCTTCACATCCCGGGTTGTATTGACACGTGCGCCATCAAGGCTGAATACCGTTACGGCGTTCTGCGGGTGAGATACCCCAAGACCGGTGACCGGCGGGTAACGATAAAGGAGATACCAGATTGA
- the speA gene encoding arginine decarboxylase, giving the protein MERWTINESVKLYNMDNWGADLFSINKKGNICVHPSSSSKQSIDLRALVDDLIKRKIKPPILLRFMDVLQGRIASINRVFKNAIQENDYPAKYQTFFPIKVNQQRQVVEAIANFGKRYNIGLEVGSKPELVAGISISTGNGLPIICNGYKDTEYIETVLYATKIGYDITLVVEKLFELEKIIELSRKTGIQPKLGIRVKLSSKGTGKWATSGGEDAKFGLRMSEIIAAIRMLEEHGLLGSVKLLHFHIGSQITKIDKIKTALIEGTRIYTEMRKLGVGIDFLDIGGGLGVDYDGSKSSYFSSVNYTVEEYANDVIYQIKNICDEAGVECPNIISESGRATVAHYSVLITNVLNTNTQNLMPDFEEILTQSENLAPTVKKLMDIYKSIDRYSLREDYHDTLQLINEAVSLFNLGYLTLNDRAIAEWLYSKIIKKLNGIVEKIKPIPEELQNFHLALRQTYFANFSLFQSIPDSWAIDQLFPIMPLQRLNQKPDVMASIADITCDSDGEITSFVGETGRTKFLPLHRIRKEEDYFIGFFLIGAYQEILGDMHNLFGDTNAVHITFNKKTGYLIDTVINGDACWESLKYVQYKGPEILKHVRDNLEKSVALRKISIEESSHFIELLDRTLLGYTYLGE; this is encoded by the coding sequence ATGGAACGCTGGACAATTAACGAGTCCGTCAAGCTCTACAACATGGACAACTGGGGCGCCGACCTGTTCTCTATCAACAAGAAGGGGAACATCTGCGTCCATCCCTCCTCCAGTTCCAAGCAGTCCATCGATCTGCGCGCCCTGGTTGACGACCTGATCAAACGCAAGATCAAGCCCCCCATCCTGCTGCGCTTCATGGACGTGCTACAGGGGCGCATCGCCAGCATCAACCGCGTGTTCAAGAACGCCATCCAGGAGAACGACTACCCGGCCAAGTACCAGACCTTCTTCCCCATCAAGGTCAACCAGCAGCGCCAGGTGGTCGAGGCCATCGCCAACTTCGGCAAACGTTACAACATCGGCCTCGAGGTGGGTTCGAAACCGGAGCTGGTCGCCGGTATCTCCATCTCCACCGGCAACGGCCTGCCGATCATCTGCAACGGCTACAAGGACACGGAATACATCGAGACGGTGCTCTACGCCACCAAGATCGGCTACGACATCACCCTGGTGGTGGAAAAGCTGTTCGAACTGGAAAAGATCATCGAACTGTCCCGGAAGACCGGCATCCAGCCCAAGCTCGGCATCCGGGTGAAGCTCTCCTCCAAGGGTACCGGCAAATGGGCCACCTCCGGCGGCGAGGACGCCAAGTTCGGCCTGCGCATGTCCGAGATCATCGCCGCCATCCGCATGCTGGAGGAGCACGGGCTGCTCGGCTCCGTCAAGCTGCTCCATTTCCACATCGGCAGCCAGATCACCAAGATCGACAAGATCAAGACCGCCCTGATCGAGGGGACCCGCATCTACACCGAGATGCGCAAGCTGGGGGTCGGCATCGATTTCCTGGACATCGGCGGCGGCCTGGGCGTGGACTACGACGGCTCCAAGTCCAGCTACTTTTCCAGCGTCAACTACACGGTTGAGGAGTACGCCAACGACGTCATCTACCAGATCAAGAACATCTGCGACGAGGCCGGGGTCGAGTGCCCCAACATCATCTCCGAGTCGGGGCGCGCCACGGTCGCCCATTACTCGGTGCTGATCACCAACGTCCTCAACACGAACACTCAGAATCTGATGCCCGATTTCGAGGAGATCCTGACCCAGTCCGAAAACCTGGCGCCCACGGTCAAGAAACTCATGGACATCTACAAGAGCATCGACCGCTACTCCCTGCGCGAGGACTACCACGACACGCTGCAGTTGATCAACGAGGCGGTCAGCCTGTTCAACCTGGGCTACCTGACCCTCAACGACCGCGCCATCGCCGAGTGGCTCTACTCCAAGATCATCAAGAAACTCAACGGCATCGTCGAGAAGATCAAGCCGATCCCCGAGGAGTTGCAGAACTTTCACCTGGCCCTGCGCCAGACCTATTTCGCCAACTTTTCCCTGTTCCAGTCGATCCCCGACTCCTGGGCCATCGACCAACTCTTCCCGATCATGCCGCTGCAGCGGCTCAACCAGAAGCCGGACGTCATGGCCTCCATCGCCGACATCACCTGCGACTCGGACGGCGAGATCACCAGCTTTGTCGGCGAGACCGGCAGGACCAAGTTCCTCCCGCTCCACCGCATCCGCAAGGAGGAGGACTATTTCATCGGCTTCTTCCTGATCGGCGCCTATCAGGAGATCCTGGGGGACATGCACAACCTGTTCGGCGACACCAATGCCGTGCATATCACCTTCAACAAGAAGACCGGCTACCTGATCGACACCGTGATCAACGGCGACGCCTGCTGGGAGAGCCTGAAGTACGTCCAGTACAAGGGGCCGGAGATCCTCAAGCACGTCAGGGACAACCTGGAGAAGAGCGTGGCCCTGCGCAAGATCTCCATCGAGGAGAGCAGCCACTTCATCGAACTTTTGGACCGGACGCTTCTGGGGTATACTTACTTGGGCGAGTAA